The following are encoded in a window of Sulfitobacter sp. S190 genomic DNA:
- a CDS encoding hydantoinase B/oxoprolinase family protein, whose product MWQFWVDRGGTFTDIVARTPEGSLRTHKLLSENPERYADAAVQGVRELMGLEAQQDIPRGAIAAVKMGTTVATNALLERKGTRTALFITNGLRDLLRIGYQNRPRLFDLNIELPELLYDDAVEVDERLAADGTTVRPLDGDAARAALQARFDAGYRSVAVALMHSYLNPAHEQRIGALARDVGFTQISLSHEVSPLIKLVGRGDTAVVDAYLSPILRRYVDQVSAALGTGAGGCERLMFMQSNGGLTDARMFHGRDAILSGPAGGVVGMVRTAADLGLEKLIGFDMGGTSTDVCHYAGRFERSFDTEVAGVRMRAPMMSIHTVAAGGGSILSFRDGRMQVGPESAGANPGPAAYRRGGPLTVTDCNVLLGKLQPDQFPSVFGPNGNEPLDVEAVRAGFEALAAEMGSAKPVEELAEGFLRIAVENMANAIKQISVQRGYDVTRYTMNCFGGAGGQHACLVADALGMEQIFIHPYAGVLSAFGMGLADISAMRERQFEGDLQDAGVTDALAEMEAAAVQEVAEQGVDRADIDTTRTVHIRPADAQRSLAVAFDTPQVMQDAFMEAHRQRFGFLPRTDQLIIDMLVVEAAGKTGETVSLPDPVADGATPARATLYTGQTWREVPLVDRAGMGVGQKVSGPAIVTEPTGTNVIEEGWEATCEAGGNLMLRRTVPLSRAEAIGTQVDPVMLEVFNNLFMSIAEQMGATLANTAYSVNIKERYDFSCAIFDQNGDLVANAPHVPVHLGSMSQSVRTILAQNAGTVRPGDVFMMNNPFNGGTHLPDVTVITPVFDDTGTRIIYTVASRGHHADIGGKTPGSAPPDSRSITEEGVLIDNFKLVSQGVLQDAAARELLGSGPYPCRNVDQNMADLAAQIAANETGAAELRKITAQFGIDGVHAYMGHVQDNAEESVRRVLDVLHDCAFTYPLDGGAQICVAITVDRTARSATIDFTGTSAQSPLNYNAPLAICRAVVLYVFRTLVGSDIPMNEGCMKPLSLIVPQGSMINPEAPAAVISGNTEVSQAIADALYGALGVIAGSQGTMNNFVYGNAEMQNYETICGGTGAGPDFDGTSAVHSHMTNTRMTDPEVLETRFPVRVEEFSIRHGSGGAGKHHGGDGIVRRLRFLEPMTVTVLSSHRVCAPQGCAGGAPGQVGINAIARADGRTEALQGNDAAELDAQDVFVMHTPGGGGFGRAQ is encoded by the coding sequence ATGTGGCAGTTTTGGGTCGACCGCGGTGGCACCTTTACCGATATCGTGGCGCGCACCCCCGAAGGGTCATTGCGCACGCACAAGCTCCTGTCCGAGAACCCCGAACGCTATGCCGATGCAGCGGTGCAGGGGGTGCGTGAGCTGATGGGGCTCGAGGCGCAGCAGGACATTCCGCGCGGCGCCATTGCAGCCGTGAAGATGGGCACGACCGTCGCAACCAACGCGTTGCTGGAGCGCAAAGGCACCCGTACGGCGCTGTTCATCACCAATGGGCTGCGCGATCTTCTGCGGATCGGATACCAGAACCGGCCGCGCCTGTTCGATCTGAATATCGAGCTGCCCGAATTGTTGTACGATGACGCCGTTGAGGTCGACGAACGGCTGGCCGCGGATGGCACCACTGTGCGCCCGCTGGACGGTGACGCGGCGCGGGCCGCGCTGCAGGCGCGCTTCGATGCGGGGTACCGTTCTGTCGCGGTGGCATTGATGCACAGCTATCTCAACCCGGCGCACGAGCAACGCATCGGTGCGCTGGCCCGTGACGTGGGATTTACGCAGATTTCGCTGAGCCATGAGGTCAGCCCGTTGATCAAGCTGGTGGGCCGCGGCGACACGGCGGTGGTCGATGCCTATCTGTCGCCGATCCTGCGCCGGTATGTCGATCAGGTCTCTGCCGCGCTGGGCACCGGGGCGGGGGGCTGCGAGCGGTTGATGTTCATGCAGTCCAATGGCGGCCTGACCGACGCGCGGATGTTTCACGGGCGCGATGCGATCCTGTCGGGGCCTGCGGGCGGGGTTGTGGGCATGGTGCGCACCGCCGCCGATCTGGGCCTCGAGAAGCTGATTGGGTTCGATATGGGCGGTACCTCGACCGATGTGTGCCATTACGCAGGCCGCTTTGAGCGGTCATTCGATACCGAAGTCGCGGGCGTGCGGATGCGTGCGCCGATGATGTCGATCCACACCGTTGCCGCAGGCGGCGGATCGATCCTGAGCTTTCGGGATGGCCGGATGCAGGTCGGCCCCGAAAGTGCGGGGGCGAACCCCGGGCCTGCCGCCTACCGCAGGGGCGGGCCGCTGACCGTGACGGATTGCAACGTGCTTCTGGGCAAGCTGCAACCGGACCAGTTTCCCAGCGTTTTCGGCCCGAACGGGAACGAGCCGCTGGACGTCGAGGCCGTTCGCGCGGGGTTCGAAGCCTTGGCCGCCGAAATGGGCAGCGCCAAGCCGGTCGAGGAACTGGCCGAAGGGTTCTTGCGCATCGCGGTTGAAAACATGGCCAACGCAATCAAGCAGATCAGCGTTCAGCGTGGCTATGACGTGACGCGGTACACGATGAACTGTTTTGGCGGGGCAGGCGGGCAGCACGCCTGTCTGGTGGCCGACGCTTTGGGTATGGAGCAGATATTCATCCACCCCTATGCGGGCGTGCTGTCGGCATTTGGCATGGGGCTTGCGGATATAAGCGCCATGCGGGAGCGCCAGTTCGAAGGCGATCTGCAAGATGCAGGTGTGACCGATGCGCTGGCGGAAATGGAGGCCGCGGCTGTGCAAGAAGTGGCGGAGCAGGGCGTCGACAGGGCCGATATTGACACCACACGCACCGTGCATATTCGCCCGGCCGATGCTCAACGCAGCCTTGCTGTCGCCTTTGACACACCACAGGTGATGCAGGACGCCTTCATGGAGGCGCACCGCCAAAGGTTCGGGTTTTTGCCGCGCACGGACCAGCTGATCATCGATATGCTGGTGGTGGAGGCTGCGGGCAAGACCGGCGAGACCGTTTCCCTGCCCGATCCCGTCGCGGACGGTGCCACCCCCGCGCGGGCGACGCTTTACACCGGTCAGACATGGCGCGAGGTGCCGTTGGTGGACCGCGCCGGTATGGGCGTTGGCCAAAAGGTCAGCGGACCGGCCATCGTGACCGAACCGACCGGGACCAATGTGATCGAGGAGGGGTGGGAGGCCACCTGCGAAGCGGGCGGCAACCTGATGCTGCGCCGCACCGTGCCGCTGTCCCGCGCAGAGGCGATTGGCACGCAGGTCGATCCGGTGATGCTCGAGGTGTTCAACAACCTGTTCATGTCCATCGCCGAGCAGATGGGGGCAACGCTGGCCAACACGGCCTATTCGGTGAACATCAAGGAACGCTACGATTTCTCCTGCGCGATTTTTGACCAGAACGGTGATCTTGTGGCGAACGCGCCGCACGTGCCGGTGCATCTGGGCTCCATGTCGCAAAGCGTGCGTACGATTCTGGCGCAGAACGCGGGCACCGTGCGCCCGGGCGACGTGTTCATGATGAACAACCCCTTCAACGGGGGCACCCATTTGCCCGACGTCACGGTGATCACGCCGGTCTTTGACGATACCGGCACGCGGATCATCTATACGGTCGCCTCGCGGGGGCACCATGCGGATATCGGCGGCAAGACACCCGGTTCCGCCCCGCCCGACAGCCGCAGCATCACCGAAGAGGGCGTGTTGATCGACAACTTCAAGCTGGTCTCCCAAGGCGTGTTGCAAGACGCCGCCGCGCGTGAATTGCTGGGCTCCGGCCCCTATCCCTGCCGCAACGTAGATCAGAACATGGCCGATCTGGCCGCCCAGATCGCGGCGAACGAAACGGGGGCCGCGGAATTGCGCAAGATCACCGCCCAATTCGGCATCGACGGGGTGCACGCCTATATGGGTCATGTGCAGGACAACGCCGAGGAAAGCGTGCGGCGGGTGCTCGATGTGCTGCACGACTGCGCATTCACCTATCCGCTGGACGGGGGCGCGCAGATCTGTGTGGCGATCACCGTTGACCGCACGGCGCGCAGTGCCACGATTGATTTCACCGGCACATCGGCGCAATCCCCGCTGAACTACAATGCGCCGCTCGCCATTTGCCGCGCGGTGGTGCTCTACGTCTTCCGCACGCTTGTGGGCAGTGACATCCCCATGAACGAAGGCTGCATGAAACCGTTGTCGCTGATCGTGCCGCAGGGGTCGATGATCAACCCCGAGGCACCGGCGGCGGTCATTTCGGGCAACACCGAGGTCAGCCAGGCAATCGCCGATGCGCTTTACGGGGCATTGGGCGTCATTGCGGGCAGTCAGGGAACGATGAACAATTTCGTCTATGGCAACGCAGAGATGCAGAACTATGAGACCATCTGCGGAGGCACGGGGGCTGGTCCCGACTTCGACGGCACCAGCGCGGTCCACAGCCATATGACCAACACGCGGATGACCGATCCCGAAGTGCTCGAGACGCGGTTTCCGGTGCGGGTCGAGGAGTTTTCCATCAGACACGGCTCGGGCGGGGCGGGCAAACACCACGGCGGTGATGGCATTGTCAGACGCCTGCGGTTTCTGGAGCCGATGACCGTGACCGTGCTGTCATCGCACCGCGTCTGTGCGCCGCAAGGCTGTGCGGGTGGTGCACCCGGTCAGGTGGGCATCAATGCGATTGCCCGCGCTGACGGACGCACCGAAGCCTTGCAGGGCAACGATGCGGCCGAGCTGGACGCGCAGGATGTCTTTGTCATGCACACCCCCGGCGGTGGCGGGTTCGGGCGCGCCCAATAG
- a CDS encoding TRAP transporter large permease — MLIKTLLILLALIGLAVPIAAALGWLGLILQWTDSPMPLHRAISDMAWQTSTDFLLVAIPMFVMMGEILLRAGITERMYDGIVKWLGWLPGGLMHSNIGSSALFAATSGSSVATAATIGTVAVPQIEKRGYNESLFLGTVAAGGTLGILIPPSINLILYGLLTNTSVPELYLAGFIPGFLLAALFMATVVVACLIKPGWGGEKLLYTWGERLRALPSLIPPLGIFLVVVGSIYAGWATPTEAAALGVVASMLLATLNGKMSISMMRMAIEGTMRTTAMIMLIIIAAVFLNFVLSIIGLTQALTDFVTGLGWTPMQTMLMIVAVLILIGCFMETLSMLLTMAPLITPIVVALGFDPVWFGILLMVLLETALITPPIGINLYVVQGIRKAGPMIDVIRGALPFVVTMFVMLGLLLVFPQLALWLPSLFY, encoded by the coding sequence ATGCTTATCAAGACGCTTTTGATCCTGCTGGCCCTGATCGGGCTGGCCGTCCCCATCGCCGCCGCGCTTGGCTGGCTGGGCCTGATCCTGCAATGGACCGACAGCCCCATGCCGCTGCACCGCGCCATTTCCGACATGGCTTGGCAGACCAGCACCGATTTCCTGCTGGTGGCGATCCCGATGTTCGTGATGATGGGTGAAATCCTGCTGCGGGCGGGCATCACCGAGCGGATGTACGACGGTATCGTCAAATGGCTGGGCTGGTTGCCCGGTGGCCTGATGCACTCCAACATCGGATCCTCCGCGCTGTTTGCCGCGACATCCGGGTCCTCCGTGGCCACCGCCGCCACCATCGGCACCGTGGCCGTGCCACAGATCGAAAAGCGCGGCTATAACGAAAGCCTGTTTCTCGGCACGGTTGCCGCGGGGGGCACATTGGGCATCCTGATCCCGCCGTCGATCAACCTGATCCTCTACGGGCTGCTGACCAACACCTCGGTGCCGGAACTCTACCTTGCCGGCTTTATCCCCGGTTTCCTGCTGGCCGCCCTGTTCATGGCCACGGTTGTGGTGGCCTGCCTGATCAAGCCCGGCTGGGGCGGTGAAAAGCTGCTCTATACATGGGGGGAGCGGCTGCGCGCGCTGCCGTCACTGATCCCGCCGCTGGGGATCTTTCTGGTGGTCGTGGGCTCGATCTATGCGGGCTGGGCCACGCCGACGGAAGCGGCAGCGCTGGGTGTGGTCGCCTCGATGCTGCTGGCCACGCTCAACGGGAAAATGTCCATCAGCATGATGCGGATGGCGATCGAGGGCACGATGCGCACCACCGCGATGATCATGCTGATCATCATTGCGGCTGTCTTTCTCAACTTTGTCCTGTCCATCATCGGTCTGACGCAGGCTCTGACGGATTTTGTCACCGGGCTCGGCTGGACGCCGATGCAGACGATGCTGATGATCGTGGCGGTGCTGATCCTGATCGGATGCTTTATGGAGACCCTCTCGATGCTGCTGACGATGGCGCCGCTGATCACGCCCATCGTGGTGGCGCTGGGTTTTGATCCGGTGTGGTTCGGGATTTTGCTGATGGTCCTGCTGGAGACCGCGCTGATTACCCCGCCCATCGGTATCAACCTCTATGTCGTTCAGGGCATCCGAAAGGCCGGGCCGATGATCGACGTGATCCGGGGCGCGCTGCCCTTTGTGGTCACGATGTTCGTGATGCTGGGGCTGTTGCTGGTTTTCCCGCAACTTGCGCTTTGGCTGCCGTCGCTCTTTTACTGA
- a CDS encoding TRAP transporter small permease subunit, whose translation MLDRILNGTRKASLWLTWLGGTLIVLSAFLVTLEVLLRKLFNVSLGGADEISGYAFGVATTLGFSYALFERAHIRVDALLGVIPAVLRPIINFLGLVLLIGFALVVVVMVWGMVGDTLDNGSRSITPMRVPLAIPQVPWLIGWMFFVFSGVLIGAVAIRQFLRGDVQGVQELIGVKSLDEQIQDETV comes from the coding sequence ATGCTAGACCGGATTCTGAACGGCACCCGCAAGGCGAGCCTGTGGCTTACCTGGCTGGGGGGGACATTAATTGTGCTGTCCGCCTTTCTTGTCACGCTCGAAGTGCTGTTGCGCAAATTGTTCAACGTGTCGCTGGGCGGTGCGGACGAGATTTCGGGATATGCCTTTGGCGTGGCGACGACGCTGGGCTTTTCCTATGCCCTGTTCGAGCGCGCCCATATCCGGGTGGATGCCCTGCTGGGGGTGATCCCTGCGGTGCTGCGCCCGATCATCAACTTTCTGGGTCTCGTGCTGCTGATCGGCTTTGCGCTGGTCGTGGTCGTGATGGTCTGGGGCATGGTCGGAGACACACTCGACAACGGGTCGCGGTCTATCACGCCGATGCGGGTGCCGCTGGCGATCCCGCAGGTGCCGTGGCTGATCGGTTGGATGTTCTTTGTCTTTTCGGGCGTTCTGATCGGGGCGGTGGCCATCCGCCAATTCCTGCGCGGTGACGTGCAGGGGGTGCAGGAACTCATCGGTGTCAAATCGCTCGACGAGCAAATTCAGGACGAGACGGTATAA
- a CDS encoding TRAP transporter substrate-binding protein encodes MKALTTTLGALTLAATAAMADNPVVLNAVGTWSSLTNYQKHEEPFFNTRLAEASDGQIVGKIQSQSGLGLKGFEIMRLVKNGVFDFAFGLPGYVAAENAIFEGADLSTLTQDIETQRKVSQAYFETLETAFADIYNAKLLMLYPFPSQTLWCNGEVNGIADLEGKKIRVYSTTLGDFVEGVGGTSVTVAFSEVIPALEKGVVDCAITGTMSAYSANWNQVATHAYTLRVGWGLAFGAMNMDKWNSLSAEQQALLTTEIATLDDAMWAETATEDDIAISCITGGSCDIGEAGSMTLVEPSAEDLALRDTIANDVILARWADRCGAECAANWNETVGPILGMTATAK; translated from the coding sequence ATGAAAGCACTGACAACTACGCTGGGCGCCTTGACGCTGGCGGCTACGGCGGCAATGGCCGACAATCCCGTGGTTCTCAACGCCGTGGGCACATGGTCGAGCCTGACCAACTACCAAAAGCACGAAGAGCCGTTTTTCAACACCCGTCTGGCCGAGGCGTCCGACGGCCAGATTGTCGGCAAGATCCAGTCGCAATCGGGTCTGGGGCTGAAGGGGTTCGAGATCATGCGTTTGGTCAAGAACGGCGTCTTTGATTTCGCCTTTGGCCTGCCGGGCTACGTGGCCGCGGAGAACGCGATTTTCGAAGGGGCCGACCTGTCGACCCTGACACAGGACATTGAAACGCAGCGCAAGGTGTCGCAGGCGTATTTCGAGACGCTGGAGACGGCGTTCGCGGACATCTATAATGCCAAGCTTCTGATGCTGTATCCCTTTCCCAGCCAGACCTTGTGGTGCAACGGCGAAGTGAACGGGATCGCCGATCTTGAGGGCAAGAAAATCCGCGTCTATTCCACGACGCTGGGTGATTTTGTCGAAGGTGTGGGCGGCACGTCCGTCACGGTGGCCTTCTCCGAGGTGATCCCTGCGCTTGAAAAGGGTGTCGTCGATTGCGCCATCACCGGCACGATGTCCGCCTATTCGGCGAACTGGAACCAGGTCGCAACGCATGCCTACACCCTGCGCGTGGGCTGGGGGCTCGCCTTCGGTGCGATGAACATGGACAAGTGGAACAGCCTGAGCGCCGAGCAGCAAGCCCTGCTCACCACCGAAATTGCGACCCTTGATGACGCGATGTGGGCCGAAACGGCGACCGAGGACGACATCGCCATTTCGTGCATCACCGGCGGCAGCTGTGACATCGGAGAGGCAGGCTCCATGACGCTGGTAGAGCCGTCAGCCGAAGATCTTGCGCTGCGCGATACCATCGCCAACGACGTGATCCTTGCCCGCTGGGCCGACAGATGCGGCGCGGAATGTGCAGCAAACTGGAACGAGACCGTAGGCCCCATTCTGGGCATGACCGCAACCGCTAAATAG
- a CDS encoding putative hydro-lyase, whose protein sequence is MNQQFEELKSQSTRQVRAQIRACAYAGHTAGLGKDNLQANLAILPAAHALDFMRFCQRNPKPCPLVGVSDTGVPQMTTLGRDIDIRTDLPAYYVYRDGVLVDAPQDITDLWQDDFVAFALGCSFTFEHALERAGIKLWHIANNTTVPMFASNIPTVSAGPFGGATVVSMRAIPDHQVAETIEISNRFPMAHGGPLHVGDPAQIGIADLDRPDWGDRAPVPEGTTPVFWACGVTPQVAIMRAGLPICITHKPGAMLITDVADDAETTILRP, encoded by the coding sequence GTGAACCAGCAATTCGAAGAGCTCAAATCGCAAAGCACACGCCAGGTGCGTGCGCAAATCCGTGCCTGCGCGTATGCCGGACACACGGCCGGATTGGGCAAAGACAATTTGCAGGCCAATCTGGCCATTCTGCCTGCCGCGCATGCGCTGGATTTCATGCGGTTTTGCCAGCGCAATCCCAAACCATGCCCGCTGGTCGGCGTGTCGGATACGGGCGTGCCGCAGATGACGACACTGGGGCGCGATATCGATATCCGCACGGATCTGCCTGCCTATTACGTCTACCGCGACGGCGTGTTGGTGGACGCGCCGCAGGACATCACCGATTTGTGGCAGGATGATTTCGTCGCTTTTGCGCTGGGTTGTTCATTCACATTCGAGCATGCGCTGGAGCGCGCAGGCATCAAGCTGTGGCACATCGCCAACAACACCACCGTGCCGATGTTTGCATCCAACATCCCCACCGTGAGCGCCGGGCCGTTCGGTGGGGCAACAGTGGTCAGCATGCGGGCGATCCCCGATCATCAGGTTGCCGAAACCATCGAAATTTCGAACCGCTTTCCAATGGCGCACGGCGGGCCGCTGCATGTCGGCGACCCCGCGCAGATCGGCATTGCGGATCTGGACCGCCCCGACTGGGGGGACCGCGCCCCCGTGCCCGAGGGGACAACGCCCGTGTTCTGGGCCTGCGGGGTGACCCCGCAGGTCGCGATCATGCGGGCGGGTCTGCCCATCTGCATCACGCACAAACCCGGCGCGATGTTGATCACCGATGTGGCCGATGACGCGGAAACAACAATTCTGAGACCATAA
- a CDS encoding LysR family transcriptional regulator produces the protein MSNLKLEQLRTFLAVVRFKSINRASEALNLTQPAVTSRIKALEEALGTDIFERTAAGMRLTKRGDMLLHYAEQFQHLSELVDAHVVDASGVDRLIRLGVSETVAQSWLPDFVGALHKAFPQLKIEISVDISSNLREQLLGHEIDLAVLLGPISDYTIDNVILPDVALAWFRAPGGSPQDAVDLSSVPIATYARNTRPYRELRAALFERFGPDVSMFPSSSLSSCFRMVEAGLAVGALPISLGAPMERDGKLVRFDPGWTPKPLRFSASYLGEPRSHLIETAAKMAEEIAGKAI, from the coding sequence GTGTCCAATCTCAAGCTGGAGCAATTGCGGACTTTTCTGGCCGTGGTGCGTTTCAAAAGCATCAACCGTGCGTCCGAGGCGCTGAACCTGACGCAGCCGGCCGTCACCTCGCGGATCAAGGCGCTGGAAGAGGCGCTGGGGACCGACATATTCGAGCGCACCGCCGCCGGTATGCGGCTGACCAAACGCGGTGACATGTTGCTGCACTACGCCGAGCAGTTTCAACATCTGTCCGAACTGGTGGATGCGCATGTGGTCGACGCGAGCGGGGTGGACCGGTTGATCCGGCTCGGCGTGTCAGAGACCGTGGCGCAGAGCTGGCTGCCGGATTTTGTGGGTGCATTGCACAAGGCATTTCCACAGCTCAAGATCGAGATCAGCGTCGATATTTCGAGCAATTTGCGCGAACAGCTTTTGGGGCACGAGATCGATCTGGCGGTCCTGTTGGGGCCGATTTCGGATTATACAATCGACAACGTCATCCTGCCGGATGTGGCGCTTGCGTGGTTTCGAGCGCCCGGCGGATCACCGCAGGATGCGGTCGATCTGTCGTCGGTTCCGATTGCCACCTATGCCCGCAACACGCGCCCCTACCGCGAACTGCGCGCGGCCCTGTTTGAACGGTTCGGCCCCGATGTCTCGATGTTCCCGTCGTCGTCGCTGTCGTCATGTTTTCGCATGGTCGAGGCCGGTCTTGCCGTGGGCGCATTGCCGATATCGCTCGGGGCGCCTATGGAACGCGATGGCAAACTGGTGCGCTTCGATCCGGGATGGACCCCGAAACCGCTCAGGTTTTCAGCGTCTTACCTTGGTGAGCCGCGCAGCCATCTGATTGAAACGGCGGCGAAAATGGCCGAAGAGATTGCGGGAAAAGCGATATAG
- a CDS encoding TetR/AcrR family transcriptional regulator, whose amino-acid sequence MKADSTKAQILDAAIDLFWKDGYHATNMNALSDAAGMNKATVYQHFRSKEAIAIAAVGRALERTEGYVFTDSFAQQVDPLDRLAAIYQRIYESHTALYRTEGMLRGCPFVNIGLELSLSSDGVRGAVQHAFAVFEDYYRTIVTDLADDGRLLHDLPATELARDLQDNMNATLTASKILQDPEAIARGAARARRYLVGGETPR is encoded by the coding sequence ATGAAAGCTGATTCCACCAAAGCCCAAATCCTCGACGCGGCGATCGATCTGTTCTGGAAGGACGGATACCACGCCACCAACATGAACGCGCTCAGCGATGCGGCGGGCATGAACAAGGCGACCGTCTACCAGCATTTCCGCTCCAAGGAAGCGATTGCAATCGCCGCCGTCGGCCGCGCACTTGAGCGCACGGAAGGATATGTTTTCACCGACAGCTTTGCGCAACAGGTTGATCCGCTGGACCGGCTCGCCGCGATCTATCAGCGCATCTACGAAAGCCACACCGCGCTTTACCGCACCGAAGGCATGCTGCGCGGATGTCCGTTCGTGAACATCGGGCTGGAACTGTCGCTCTCCAGCGATGGTGTGCGCGGGGCCGTGCAACATGCCTTTGCGGTGTTCGAAGACTACTACCGTACCATCGTGACCGATCTGGCCGATGACGGTCGGCTGCTGCACGACCTGCCCGCGACCGAACTTGCCCGCGATCTGCAGGACAACATGAACGCCACGCTGACCGCCTCCAAGATCCTGCAGGACCCGGAGGCGATTGCCCGTGGGGCCGCACGCGCACGCCGGTATCTCGTGGGCGGCGAAACGCCCCGCTAG
- the urtE gene encoding urea ABC transporter ATP-binding subunit UrtE — MLEVSHIDLKYGQSQILYDVSLRAAPGRITAVMGNNGVGKTSLLKAVSGRHPVSGGQVAIDGARVHLGSAFHAARAGIAYVPQGREVFAMMSVWENLQTGFACLPKSQRRVPDHLFELFPVLRDMQSRRGGDLSGGQQQQLAIARALVTRPRVLLLDEPTEGIQPNVIQQIGDALEALRDAGEMAIVLVEQNADFAYRLADDFVVIERGRVKREAGRDSYAKDALMADLAL; from the coding sequence ATGCTTGAAGTCAGCCATATCGACCTGAAATACGGGCAAAGCCAGATCCTCTATGACGTGTCGCTGCGCGCTGCGCCGGGGCGTATCACGGCCGTGATGGGCAACAACGGTGTCGGCAAAACGAGTCTGCTCAAGGCGGTGTCAGGGCGGCATCCGGTAAGCGGGGGGCAGGTCGCGATTGATGGCGCGCGCGTGCATCTGGGGTCGGCATTCCACGCGGCGCGGGCGGGGATCGCCTATGTGCCGCAGGGGCGTGAGGTGTTCGCGATGATGAGCGTTTGGGAAAACCTCCAGACCGGATTTGCCTGCTTGCCGAAATCGCAGCGCCGCGTGCCGGATCACTTGTTCGAACTGTTCCCGGTCTTGCGCGATATGCAATCGCGGCGCGGCGGCGATCTGTCGGGCGGGCAGCAACAGCAGTTAGCGATTGCGCGGGCGCTGGTGACACGGCCGCGTGTCCTGCTGCTGGACGAGCCGACCGAGGGTATTCAGCCCAATGTCATCCAGCAGATCGGCGACGCGCTCGAGGCATTGCGGGATGCGGGGGAGATGGCGATCGTGCTGGTCGAACAGAACGCCGATTTCGCGTACCGATTGGCGGATGATTTCGTGGTGATCGAACGGGGGCGGGTCAAGCGCGAGGCGGGCAGGGACAGCTATGCCAAGGACGCGCTGATGGCTGATTTGGCGCTCTAG
- the urtD gene encoding urea ABC transporter ATP-binding protein UrtD, with protein sequence MSMLLEVDGVSVSFDGFRAINNLSINFAPTELRAIIGPNGAGKTTFMDIVTGKTRPDTGRVIWGARNVSLLGMSESRIAREGIGRKFQKPTVFEAQTVRQNLAMALKNPRGPLAVLRHRKTAANAARIDAVAEDVGLAHSLGRIAGELSHGQKQWLEIGMLLAQEPRLMLVDEPAAGMTPEEREKTTDILKAAARTRAVVVVEHDMEFVRRLDCKVTVLHEGSVLAEGSLDHVTSNQTVIDVYLGRAHA encoded by the coding sequence ATGAGCATGCTTTTGGAGGTCGACGGCGTGTCGGTGTCATTCGACGGGTTTCGCGCCATCAACAATCTGTCGATCAATTTCGCACCGACCGAACTGCGCGCCATCATTGGCCCGAATGGTGCCGGCAAGACGACGTTCATGGACATCGTGACCGGCAAGACAAGGCCCGACACGGGGCGGGTGATCTGGGGCGCGCGCAATGTGTCCTTGCTGGGCATGTCCGAAAGCCGCATAGCGCGCGAAGGCATTGGACGCAAATTCCAGAAACCCACGGTGTTCGAAGCACAGACCGTGCGACAGAACCTTGCCATGGCGCTGAAAAACCCGCGCGGGCCCCTGGCCGTGCTGCGCCACCGCAAAACCGCTGCGAATGCGGCGCGCATCGATGCGGTTGCCGAAGACGTGGGTCTTGCACACAGTCTGGGCCGGATCGCCGGAGAGTTGAGCCACGGACAGAAGCAATGGCTGGAGATCGGAATGCTGCTGGCGCAGGAGCCGCGGCTGATGCTGGTCGATGAACCTGCCGCTGGCATGACCCCCGAGGAGCGCGAGAAGACCACCGATATCCTGAAGGCTGCGGCACGGACCCGTGCCGTGGTGGTGGTGGAGCATGACATGGAGTTTGTCCGACGGCTCGATTGCAAAGTGACAGTGCTGCACGAAGGATCGGTGCTGGCCGAAGGCAGTCTGGACCATGTGACATCGAACCAGACGGTGATCGACGTCTATCTGGGGCGCGCGCATGCTTGA